From one Sulfurovum sp. UBA12169 genomic stretch:
- a CDS encoding ATPase P translates to MTLNISGMEQIKLTHLVLDYNGTIAINGILIEGVTERLKKLSSQLSIHILTADTYGSVHEQCEADFLNIQVIGKEKQDEQKLSFIESLGMEHTVAVGNGKNDALMLKSAILGFAILQDEGINIRTLNSADVIFASIIDALDALLIPNRLIATLRN, encoded by the coding sequence ATGACATTAAACATATCAGGCATGGAACAAATAAAGTTAACGCACTTGGTTCTTGATTACAACGGCACAATCGCTATCAACGGGATCCTCATAGAAGGAGTAACAGAAAGATTAAAAAAACTATCGTCGCAACTTTCCATACATATTCTAACGGCAGATACCTATGGATCTGTACACGAACAATGCGAAGCTGATTTTTTAAATATTCAAGTCATAGGCAAAGAGAAACAAGATGAACAAAAATTATCATTTATAGAATCTTTGGGCATGGAGCATACTGTTGCCGTAGGAAATGGAAAAAATGATGCGCTTATGCTGAAAAGTGCTATTTTAGGATTTGCTATTTTGCAAGATGAGGGAATAAATATCCGTACTTTAAACTCAGCAGATGTAATATTTGCTTCAATTATAGATGCTTTAGATGCTTTATTAATCCCTAATCGCCTAATAGCAACGCTTAGGAATTAA
- a CDS encoding 30S ribosomal protein S9, which yields MATMYATGKRKAAIAKVWLTPGNGEMLINGKTLDQWLGGHETLKMKVRLPLEATKQLDSMTVKATTLGGGYSAQADALKHGITKALVEFEPSFRAILKPMGLLTRDSRVVERKKPGKKKARRSPQFSKR from the coding sequence ATGGCAACTATGTATGCAACAGGTAAAAGAAAAGCTGCTATTGCTAAAGTTTGGTTGACTCCAGGTAATGGCGAAATGCTTATCAATGGCAAAACACTTGACCAATGGCTCGGTGGACACGAAACGCTTAAAATGAAGGTAAGACTTCCTCTTGAGGCAACCAAACAACTAGACTCTATGACAGTAAAAGCAACTACGCTTGGCGGCGGATATTCTGCTCAAGCCGATGCATTGAAGCACGGAATTACAAAAGCGCTTGTAGAATTTGAACCTTCTTTTAGAGCTATTTTAAAACCAATGGGTCTTCTTACAAGAGATTCAAGAGTGGTTGAAAGAAAGAAGCCAGGAAAGAAAAAAGCGAGAAGATCTCCTCAATTCTCAAAAAGATAA